The proteins below are encoded in one region of Polynucleobacter sp. AP-Nino-20-G2:
- a CDS encoding TerC family protein, whose product MDFSAFSDATFWAALLSIIVANILLSGDNAVVIALASRNLPPHQQKKAIFWGSAAAIVLRIILTITAVALLTLPYLKIVGAILLVYIGVQLLADSDGEEDMKAESSIWAAIRTILIADLVMSLDNVLAVAAAAQKGPEETRLLLLIVGLGMSIPLIIFGSAMLLKVMERFPIIITLGAGLLGLLAGGMLVEDPAIKDSIQAALGDAKLAFEVIGVAVVILLGTYMKKKHAAKEAH is encoded by the coding sequence ATGGATTTTTCAGCATTTTCTGACGCAACTTTTTGGGCTGCGCTACTCTCAATTATCGTTGCTAATATTTTGTTGTCTGGTGATAACGCAGTTGTGATTGCACTGGCGTCACGTAACTTGCCTCCTCATCAGCAAAAGAAAGCCATTTTTTGGGGTAGTGCCGCTGCCATTGTGTTGCGTATCATTCTCACCATTACTGCGGTTGCGTTACTTACCCTTCCTTACTTGAAAATCGTTGGCGCGATCCTACTCGTGTATATCGGTGTTCAGTTACTGGCGGATAGTGATGGTGAAGAGGATATGAAGGCTGAGTCTAGTATTTGGGCTGCTATTCGTACGATCTTGATTGCTGATTTGGTAATGAGTTTGGATAACGTATTAGCCGTTGCCGCTGCCGCTCAAAAGGGGCCTGAAGAGACCCGTCTCTTGCTCTTGATTGTTGGTCTTGGTATGTCTATCCCATTGATCATTTTCGGAAGTGCTATGTTGCTGAAGGTAATGGAACGCTTTCCAATCATCATTACTTTGGGTGCGGGTTTATTAGGCTTGTTGGCTGGCGGTATGTTGGTTGAAGATCCCGCTATCAAAGATAGCATTCAAGCTGCTCTTGGTGATGCCAAGTTAGCCTTTGAAGTGATTGGTGTGGCGGTCGTGATTCTTCTTGGTACTTATATGAAGAAAAAGCACGCGGCTAAAGAAGCGCATTAA
- the recA gene encoding recombinase RecA, with protein sequence MDDKKKSASSEFDGMSGDKQKALTAALAQIEKQFGKGSIMRLGDAEIHQDIQVVSSGSLGLDIALGVGGLARGRVIEIYGPESSGKTTLTLHAIAEMQKIGGTCAFIDAEHALDVQYASRLGVDVNNLLISQPDTGEQALEIADALVRSGSIDLIVIDSVAALVPRAEIEGDMGDSLPGLQARLMSQALRKLTGAIKRTNTTVIFINQIRMKIGVMFGSPETTTGGNALKFYASMRLDIRRIGSIKKGDEVVGNETRVKVVKNKVSPPFREAIFDIMYGAGISREGEIIDMGVEADIVEKSGSWYSYNGDRIGQGKDNVREFLKENPAIAQDIEAKIREKLGVKAGTAVVSDVVSEEEEA encoded by the coding sequence TTGGATGATAAGAAAAAATCAGCCTCATCAGAATTTGACGGCATGAGCGGAGACAAGCAAAAGGCACTAACTGCAGCCTTGGCGCAAATTGAGAAGCAATTTGGTAAGGGCTCAATCATGAGATTGGGCGATGCAGAGATTCATCAAGATATTCAGGTGGTATCCAGTGGTTCGCTGGGCTTAGATATTGCTTTGGGAGTGGGTGGTTTAGCACGTGGGCGCGTGATTGAGATTTACGGCCCAGAGTCATCAGGTAAAACCACTTTGACTTTGCATGCGATCGCAGAGATGCAAAAGATTGGCGGAACTTGCGCATTTATTGATGCGGAGCACGCCTTAGATGTTCAGTACGCTTCACGCCTTGGGGTGGATGTGAATAATCTGCTGATCTCACAGCCGGATACTGGCGAGCAAGCCTTAGAAATTGCCGATGCTTTAGTTCGTTCGGGCTCTATTGATTTGATCGTGATTGACTCTGTAGCGGCCTTGGTGCCACGCGCAGAGATCGAAGGTGATATGGGCGATTCTTTGCCAGGCCTGCAAGCCCGCTTGATGAGCCAGGCTTTGCGTAAGCTCACTGGCGCTATTAAGCGCACCAATACCACGGTAATTTTCATTAACCAGATTCGTATGAAGATTGGTGTGATGTTTGGCTCCCCTGAAACTACTACTGGTGGTAACGCGCTTAAGTTCTATGCTTCTATGCGCTTGGATATTCGCCGTATTGGTAGCATCAAGAAGGGTGATGAAGTGGTTGGTAACGAGACTCGCGTCAAAGTGGTGAAGAACAAGGTTTCTCCGCCATTCCGTGAAGCCATTTTTGACATCATGTACGGCGCCGGAATCTCAAGAGAAGGTGAGATTATCGATATGGGTGTAGAGGCCGATATCGTTGAGAAGTCTGGCTCTTGGTATAGCTATAACGGTGATCGCATTGGTCAGGGTAAAGATAATGTGCGTGAGTTCTTGAAAGAGAATCCAGCCATTGCCCAAGACATTGAAGCGAAGATTCGTGAGAAGTTGGGCGTGAAGGCTGGAACAGCTGTCGTGAGCGATGTTGTCAGCGAAGAAGAGGAAGCGTAA
- a CDS encoding site-specific integrase has translation MASIRNRNGVWQARVIRKGHAPVTKSFHSKQDAQQWARQIEAEIDKGSFVNTVLAERTTFKEAITRYIEEVLPTMRGGSADVIRLHALARTPISKLSMAALTPQKLAAYRDARLKQVAPATVIRELAYFSSIINHARREWGININNPVLLIKKPINPQSRSRVLNHEETNKLLDALKPTGRKSIWMQPLVLLALETAMRRGELLGLRWEHIDLDRRTAYLEITKNGDSRIVPLSSVAIEILQAIPRCIDGRVFPINHAAVSANFDRARKRAGIENIRFHDLRRTAITALAMKLPNLIELSHVSGHRSLGVLKRYYQPNPVELARKLG, from the coding sequence ATGGCATCAATACGCAATCGCAATGGAGTATGGCAAGCACGAGTAATTCGCAAAGGCCATGCACCAGTTACCAAATCATTTCACAGCAAACAAGATGCTCAGCAATGGGCACGGCAAATTGAAGCAGAAATAGATAAGGGCAGCTTTGTAAATACTGTCCTTGCAGAACGCACCACATTTAAGGAAGCCATCACTCGATATATAGAAGAGGTGCTTCCCACGATGCGGGGAGGAAGTGCCGATGTAATTCGCCTGCATGCACTTGCCAGAACTCCTATCTCTAAGCTGAGCATGGCAGCCTTAACCCCCCAGAAGTTGGCAGCATATAGAGATGCAAGGCTGAAGCAAGTTGCACCTGCTACCGTGATTAGAGAATTGGCTTATTTCTCCTCCATCATTAACCATGCAAGACGGGAATGGGGCATCAATATCAATAACCCAGTATTGCTGATTAAGAAGCCGATAAACCCTCAAAGTAGAAGCCGAGTTCTGAATCACGAGGAAACTAACAAATTGTTAGATGCCCTAAAGCCAACTGGCCGCAAAAGTATTTGGATGCAACCCTTAGTCTTATTAGCTCTTGAAACTGCCATGCGCCGAGGTGAGCTATTGGGTTTGAGATGGGAACATATTGACCTAGATAGGCGCACCGCTTATTTAGAAATCACCAAAAATGGGGATAGCCGCATTGTCCCCCTCTCCTCCGTTGCTATTGAAATTTTGCAGGCAATTCCTAGATGCATAGATGGCAGGGTGTTTCCTATCAACCATGCAGCAGTATCAGCAAACTTTGATAGAGCAAGAAAGCGGGCTGGAATTGAAAATATTCGCTTTCACGACCTAAGAAGAACAGCAATCACCGCCCTTGCCATGAAGCTCCCTAACTTAATAGAGCTATCTCATGTATCAGGACATAGAAGTCTAGGGGTATTAAAGCGCTACTACCAGCCAAACCCCGTAGAGCTTGCACGAAAGCTAGGGTAG
- the moaC gene encoding cyclic pyranopterin monophosphate synthase MoaC, with amino-acid sequence MNKLTHFDTSGQAHMVNVGDKPHTHRIALATGKITMLPQTFNMIEAGTHKKGDVLGIARIAGIQASKKTSDLIPLCHPLALTHVSLELSLNAEESSITCKVRAETTGPTGVEMEALTAVQVALLTIYDMAKAVDRGMVMGDVHLLEKSGGKSGEWKAGE; translated from the coding sequence ATGAACAAACTAACTCATTTTGATACCAGCGGCCAAGCCCATATGGTTAATGTTGGCGATAAGCCCCATACCCATCGAATCGCCCTCGCCACAGGCAAGATTACGATGCTTCCCCAAACCTTCAACATGATTGAGGCAGGCACCCATAAAAAGGGGGATGTTTTGGGTATCGCCCGAATTGCAGGTATTCAGGCCTCTAAGAAAACATCGGATCTGATCCCGCTCTGCCATCCTCTAGCCCTGACCCACGTTAGTCTGGAGCTCTCACTCAATGCAGAAGAAAGTAGCATCACCTGCAAAGTGAGAGCTGAGACCACCGGTCCCACCGGCGTTGAAATGGAAGCCCTCACCGCAGTCCAAGTTGCCCTCCTCACAATCTACGACATGGCCAAAGCTGTTGATAGGGGTATGGTGATGGGAGATGTTCACCTTCTAGAGAAAAGTGGCGGAAAGTCTGGTGAATGGAAGGCGGGAGAGTAA
- the sucD gene encoding succinate--CoA ligase subunit alpha has protein sequence MSILVNKNTKVITQGITGKTGQFHTEKCQEYANGKNCFVAGVNPKKAGESIFNIPIYGTVKEAAQQTGATTSVIYVPPPGAAAAIWEAVEADLDFVICITEGIPVKDMLEVRNKMHAKEAAGGKKTLLLGPNCPGIITPDEIKIGIMPGHIHKKGRIGVVSRSGTLTYEAVGQLTAIGLGQSTAVGIGGDPINGLKHIDVMRMFNEDPDTDAVIMIGEIGGPDEAEAARWCKENMKKPVVGFIAGVTAPPGKRMGHAGALISGGADTADAKLAVMEECGFKVTRNPSEMAALLKAML, from the coding sequence ATGTCTATTTTGGTAAATAAAAATACTAAAGTAATTACTCAAGGTATTACTGGTAAGACTGGCCAATTCCACACTGAAAAGTGCCAGGAATACGCAAACGGTAAAAACTGTTTTGTTGCTGGTGTAAATCCTAAAAAAGCAGGCGAGTCAATTTTCAACATTCCAATTTATGGAACTGTTAAAGAGGCTGCTCAACAAACTGGCGCAACTACCTCTGTAATTTATGTTCCGCCTCCTGGTGCGGCAGCTGCAATTTGGGAAGCTGTTGAAGCCGACCTTGACTTCGTCATTTGCATTACTGAAGGCATTCCAGTCAAGGATATGTTGGAAGTGCGCAATAAGATGCATGCAAAAGAAGCCGCTGGCGGTAAGAAGACTTTATTGCTTGGCCCAAATTGCCCTGGAATTATTACTCCAGACGAAATCAAAATCGGCATCATGCCTGGCCATATTCATAAGAAGGGCCGTATTGGTGTTGTGAGCCGTTCCGGTACATTGACTTATGAAGCGGTTGGTCAATTGACAGCAATTGGTCTAGGTCAATCCACGGCGGTTGGTATTGGTGGCGACCCAATCAACGGTCTCAAGCATATTGATGTGATGAGAATGTTTAACGAAGATCCAGATACTGATGCAGTGATCATGATTGGTGAAATCGGCGGACCAGATGAGGCTGAAGCAGCACGCTGGTGCAAAGAGAATATGAAGAAGCCAGTAGTTGGATTTATCGCTGGTGTTACAGCGCCCCCTGGAAAACGTATGGGCCACGCTGGCGCATTGATTTCTGGTGGTGCCGATACTGCTGATGCCAAGCTTGCCGTAATGGAAGAGTGTGGCTTCAAAGTAACAAGAAACCCTTCAGAAATGGCTGCTTTACTCAAAGCCATGTTGTAA
- a CDS encoding RecX family transcriptional regulator, with product MSELSSETRKSKKQSPSLKARALRLLSMREYSRKDLGVKLEEAVARSLKLVEPQSDSESTIPGKSLAIQIEEVLDDFEARGWLSDQRFAEALVRRRSERFGTRKIQDELQQAGVDSLKTAHLLRTLKETEYQRAHELWLRKFGSVAQEQKERARQYRFLASKGFSAEVVSKVVAGRSD from the coding sequence ATGTCAGAGCTAAGTAGCGAAACAAGAAAAAGTAAGAAACAAAGCCCGAGTCTCAAAGCTCGGGCTTTGCGCCTTTTATCGATGCGTGAGTACAGCCGCAAGGATTTGGGTGTAAAGCTGGAGGAGGCTGTCGCGAGAAGCTTGAAATTGGTAGAGCCTCAGTCGGATTCTGAATCCACTATTCCTGGCAAATCCCTGGCCATTCAGATTGAAGAGGTATTGGATGATTTTGAGGCGCGTGGCTGGCTGTCTGATCAACGCTTTGCAGAGGCATTAGTACGACGCCGAAGCGAGCGATTTGGAACACGAAAAATCCAAGATGAACTTCAACAGGCGGGAGTAGATAGCCTAAAAACAGCGCATTTACTTAGAACCCTCAAGGAGACTGAGTACCAGAGGGCTCATGAGCTTTGGCTGCGTAAGTTTGGTAGCGTGGCTCAGGAGCAAAAGGAACGGGCTCGTCAGTATCGTTTTTTGGCCTCAAAGGGTTTTAGCGCTGAGGTGGTATCCAAGGTGGTAGCCGGTCGCTCTGACTAG
- a CDS encoding DUF2946 family protein, with the protein MDEQVLRSLIKWPSVPDCFGWLALDRRGQWRMRDEYAQRNQLAGNVIQHVALNEFISRNYACDTLGRYFFQNGPQRVFITLDATPWIARIIPSDSGPQLLTQCGTAITPHLALSDEMGNIYIAGLISQPTEQNVASHVFTNQESVSVALLHDHDLDLFSEHSKIHEDACSFRGTWKWYEKELPIEPIYSSELSERFHFIKKPSN; encoded by the coding sequence ATGGATGAACAGGTTCTCCGATCCCTCATCAAGTGGCCCAGTGTCCCTGATTGCTTTGGGTGGCTAGCATTAGATCGGCGCGGTCAATGGCGCATGCGCGATGAATATGCACAGAGAAATCAACTGGCAGGAAACGTCATTCAGCATGTCGCCCTTAATGAATTCATTTCTAGAAATTACGCCTGCGATACCTTGGGTAGATATTTCTTCCAAAATGGCCCTCAAAGAGTGTTCATCACGCTGGACGCTACCCCATGGATCGCTCGAATCATTCCTAGTGATAGCGGCCCTCAACTGCTCACACAATGTGGCACCGCAATCACACCGCACTTGGCGCTGAGCGATGAAATGGGCAATATTTACATTGCGGGATTGATCTCACAACCAACCGAGCAAAATGTGGCAAGTCATGTTTTTACCAACCAAGAGTCTGTATCGGTAGCACTCTTACATGACCATGATTTAGATCTTTTTTCAGAGCACTCCAAGATCCATGAAGATGCCTGCAGTTTTAGGGGCACATGGAAATGGTATGAAAAAGAATTGCCCATTGAGCCCATTTACTCATCAGAATTAAGCGAACGCTTTCACTTCATCAAAAAACCTAGCAACTGA
- a CDS encoding nuclear transport factor 2 family protein: MPKLARLFQNADEVVDAWRDALKHRDVKGALAIWLDDDSITCVLPEGQRLSGHAEIRAGLERLLAKQALFLEPIACISHSVLGAAVYDTTEAVHLRADQIEAEFFLNITLVLLQDSQGWRIAHLHASHSTEDTFDAPSTPHGLH; the protein is encoded by the coding sequence ATGCCTAAACTTGCCAGACTCTTTCAAAATGCCGACGAAGTGGTAGATGCATGGCGCGACGCTCTAAAACATCGGGATGTCAAAGGAGCATTGGCAATTTGGCTAGATGATGACTCAATCACCTGCGTACTCCCAGAAGGTCAGCGTCTTAGTGGCCATGCGGAAATCCGCGCAGGCTTAGAGCGCTTGCTCGCCAAACAAGCGCTCTTTCTTGAGCCCATCGCCTGCATTAGTCACTCCGTCCTTGGAGCTGCCGTATATGACACCACTGAAGCAGTGCATTTACGAGCCGATCAAATAGAAGCGGAATTCTTTTTAAACATCACCCTCGTACTGTTACAAGACAGTCAAGGCTGGCGCATTGCGCATTTGCATGCAAGCCATTCAACTGAAGATACTTTTGATGCACCCTCAACACCTCACGGCCTGCATTAA
- a CDS encoding M48 family metalloprotease, translating into MRKSSEKSSIFRRILAGQLILALAWPSAGFVYAAGSASSAVVGDVSVQGDSAALQNLGRAVQSPDARSSNLPTRNTSQSQPSFVLPDMGDPGGDALSRLDEKKYGEMIMRQIRPDPDYSNDLPIYDFLNQMERRLLQSAKRLQLGGANEQGSGAYNFEVFAVKDSSINAFALPGGFIGFHTGLLTSAESDSEVASVMGHETGHVLQRHLARQMDQQTTNTMIALAGMILGALAASRNPGAASGLMQGGQALAVNNQLSYSRDAEREADRIGFQILAASGYDVNGAPGFFQRLQKATGIMDNGVPSYVRTHPLTTDRIADMQDRARNISNKNVPTAVEFYFIKARARMEQSGTSSGMYDLKNQFESLSKQSSPGKQMEGFYGLALIAQKQGRIDQATTYLQQARNLANSAIAPGSPVQRQSLSLDITASELALAKGKNEEALQLAQATLRAYPQSYAAGAAMMNAYLKLGRTNDAIAWLKARTRAQPNEVVWWAMLSNAYDQAKNVPMRHYALGEKYALEGAWPSALEQLKIARASGGADFYQGSSIDARLREMQKQYQEELKEQGKSAPR; encoded by the coding sequence GTGAGAAAGTCATCAGAAAAATCATCTATTTTTAGGCGGATTCTGGCTGGCCAATTAATTTTGGCATTAGCTTGGCCTAGCGCTGGTTTTGTTTACGCTGCGGGAAGCGCTTCCTCGGCGGTGGTAGGTGATGTTTCTGTCCAGGGGGATTCAGCGGCTTTGCAAAATTTGGGGAGAGCCGTTCAGTCTCCCGATGCCCGCTCCTCAAACTTGCCAACCCGCAATACATCGCAATCTCAACCCAGTTTTGTATTACCCGATATGGGTGATCCTGGCGGTGATGCTTTAAGTCGCTTGGATGAGAAAAAGTATGGCGAAATGATCATGCGCCAGATTCGTCCGGATCCAGATTATTCAAATGATTTACCTATATACGACTTCTTAAATCAAATGGAGCGGCGCTTACTGCAGTCCGCGAAGCGCTTGCAACTGGGTGGTGCAAACGAGCAGGGTAGTGGTGCTTATAACTTTGAAGTATTTGCAGTGAAAGACAGCAGTATTAATGCGTTTGCTTTGCCTGGAGGATTTATTGGATTCCATACTGGTTTGCTGACCAGCGCTGAATCAGACTCCGAAGTGGCATCTGTGATGGGCCATGAGACAGGCCACGTCTTGCAGCGCCATTTGGCGCGTCAGATGGATCAGCAGACTACCAATACGATGATCGCTCTGGCAGGAATGATCTTGGGTGCTTTAGCTGCATCTCGCAATCCAGGTGCAGCCTCTGGTCTGATGCAGGGCGGTCAAGCGCTTGCCGTGAATAATCAGCTCTCCTATTCCAGGGATGCAGAGCGTGAAGCAGATCGCATTGGCTTTCAGATTTTGGCGGCCAGTGGCTATGATGTAAATGGCGCACCAGGGTTTTTCCAACGCTTGCAAAAAGCAACAGGGATTATGGATAACGGTGTTCCATCTTATGTGCGCACCCACCCCTTAACTACTGATCGTATTGCAGACATGCAGGATCGCGCGCGTAATATATCCAATAAGAATGTTCCCACTGCGGTGGAGTTTTACTTCATTAAAGCGCGTGCTCGAATGGAGCAGTCAGGCACCTCTAGCGGTATGTATGACCTTAAAAATCAGTTTGAGAGCTTGAGTAAGCAATCTAGCCCCGGCAAGCAGATGGAAGGGTTTTATGGACTAGCTCTCATTGCGCAGAAGCAGGGTCGCATCGATCAAGCGACAACGTATTTGCAACAAGCCCGCAATCTTGCCAATAGTGCAATTGCCCCAGGCTCGCCCGTTCAAAGACAGAGCCTCTCGCTGGATATCACCGCCTCAGAACTAGCTTTAGCCAAGGGGAAGAATGAAGAGGCTTTGCAGCTAGCGCAGGCTACCTTACGCGCTTATCCGCAATCTTATGCGGCGGGTGCCGCAATGATGAACGCTTACCTGAAGTTAGGCCGCACTAATGACGCTATTGCTTGGCTAAAGGCTCGCACTAGAGCACAGCCTAATGAGGTGGTTTGGTGGGCGATGCTCTCAAATGCCTATGATCAAGCAAAGAATGTGCCCATGCGCCATTACGCTTTGGGTGAAAAGTATGCGCTTGAGGGTGCGTGGCCATCAGCACTTGAACAATTAAAAATTGCACGCGCATCTGGCGGGGCAGATTTTTATCAAGGTTCAAGCATCGATGCTCGGCTTCGTGAAATGCAAAAGCAATACCAAGAAGAGCTCAAGGAGCAGGGCAAGAGCGCCCCAAGATAA
- the sucC gene encoding ADP-forming succinate--CoA ligase subunit beta, whose protein sequence is MKIHEYQGKELLRQFNVPVPNGIPAFSVDEAIKAAEKLGGPVWVVKAQIHAGGRGKGGGVKLAKSMDEVKKYASEILGMQLKTHQTGPEGQKVNRLLIEDGADIKKEYYFSIVTDRGTQKNVIMASSEGGMDIEEVAESHPEKIIKVFVDPLIGLTDADCDIIAKGIGVPDASIPMARDVFKNLYKTYWETDASLVEINPLILEGNGKIKALDAKFNFDPNALYRHPEIVAYRDIDEEDAAEIEASKFDLAYISLDGNIGCLVNGAGLAMATMDTIKLFGGEPANFLDVGGGATAEKVTEAFKIMLKNKSVEAILVNIFGGIMRCDVIADGVVTACKAVNLTVPLVVRMKGTNEELGKKILADSGLPIISADSMAEAATKVVAAVAKNK, encoded by the coding sequence ATGAAAATTCACGAGTACCAAGGCAAAGAATTACTACGCCAATTTAATGTGCCAGTTCCAAATGGCATTCCTGCATTTAGTGTTGATGAGGCAATTAAAGCTGCCGAAAAATTGGGCGGCCCAGTATGGGTTGTAAAGGCCCAAATTCATGCGGGTGGTCGCGGTAAAGGTGGCGGCGTGAAATTGGCTAAGAGCATGGACGAGGTGAAAAAATACGCTTCTGAAATCTTGGGTATGCAACTCAAGACGCACCAAACTGGTCCAGAGGGCCAGAAGGTAAATCGTCTTTTGATCGAAGATGGCGCTGATATCAAGAAGGAGTACTATTTCAGTATCGTTACTGATCGTGGTACACAGAAAAATGTGATCATGGCTTCCAGCGAAGGTGGCATGGACATTGAGGAAGTGGCTGAGTCACATCCTGAAAAAATTATTAAAGTGTTTGTTGATCCATTGATTGGTTTGACAGATGCGGATTGCGACATCATCGCTAAGGGCATTGGCGTTCCTGATGCTTCTATTCCAATGGCGCGTGATGTATTCAAGAACTTGTACAAAACTTATTGGGAAACCGATGCTTCATTGGTTGAAATCAACCCATTGATTCTCGAAGGCAACGGCAAGATTAAGGCGCTTGACGCTAAATTCAACTTCGATCCAAACGCTTTGTATCGTCATCCAGAAATCGTTGCATATCGCGATATCGATGAAGAAGATGCAGCTGAGATTGAAGCTTCTAAGTTTGATTTGGCCTACATTTCACTAGATGGCAACATTGGTTGCTTGGTGAATGGTGCGGGCTTAGCAATGGCGACTATGGACACTATTAAGTTGTTCGGTGGTGAGCCAGCAAACTTCTTGGATGTTGGTGGTGGTGCAACAGCTGAGAAAGTCACAGAAGCGTTCAAGATCATGCTCAAGAACAAGAGTGTTGAAGCAATTTTGGTCAATATTTTCGGCGGCATTATGCGTTGCGACGTGATTGCTGATGGCGTAGTTACAGCATGTAAAGCGGTGAATTTGACTGTACCTTTGGTTGTGCGCATGAAGGGTACCAATGAGGAGCTGGGCAAGAAGATTCTTGCGGACTCTGGTTTGCCAATCATTAGCGCCGATTCAATGGCAGAAGCTGCTACTAAGGTAGTTGCTGCTGTTGCGAAAAACAAATAA
- a CDS encoding pilin, translating to MSTQDQQHESGFTLIEVMVVVAIIGILVAVAVPQYQDYIARSRIVEGMNLSSSAKLAVTEAFASKGTVAMDEATNGSFTFVPTRSVKLIEITPSGAIAIDYQNNVAPENKNTLHLIPTNDPDANLPKPIDLSKPEGSTWAGGWSCRSTETNLLPQLLPSECRITK from the coding sequence ATGTCTACACAAGATCAGCAGCACGAGTCCGGTTTTACCTTGATTGAGGTGATGGTGGTGGTCGCCATTATTGGTATCTTAGTTGCCGTAGCTGTGCCCCAGTATCAGGATTACATTGCACGTAGTCGTATCGTAGAGGGGATGAATCTTTCTTCTAGTGCAAAGCTTGCGGTAACCGAAGCTTTTGCAAGCAAGGGTACTGTCGCAATGGATGAGGCTACTAATGGCTCATTTACCTTTGTGCCTACTCGTAGCGTGAAGTTAATTGAGATTACGCCCTCAGGAGCAATCGCAATTGACTACCAAAATAATGTGGCGCCCGAGAATAAAAATACGCTGCACCTAATTCCGACTAATGATCCCGATGCCAATTTGCCAAAACCAATCGACCTCTCTAAACCTGAGGGATCGACTTGGGCTGGTGGTTGGTCTTGCCGCTCCACTGAAACAAATTTATTACCTCAGTTACTGCCTTCAGAGTGCCGTATTACGAAGTAA
- the waaF gene encoding lipopolysaccharide heptosyltransferase II: MNRILIIAPNWIGDAVMSQPLLANLKEIYPQSRIDVVASPWVAPIYRACTEVSQVIEAGLAHKQLQWSLRKELAKQLEVNQYDACFVLPNSFKSALIPWLANIPLRIGYRGELRFGLINIALENPNKVNRPPMANHYLALSNALEPVEISRPDKSADPKLQVSGVATQSVLSKLAQAGIDQKRIYVFCPGAEYGPTKRWPTEHFANLGQQLLAREPQASIILLGGKGDRALAESIQIQATQLPQIHNWCGDTSLDEAIALIGMCKALISNDSGLMHIGAALKVPQVAIFGSSDPHHTPPLSDKAKVLWLNLPCSPCHKRECPLGHLKCLKDIPPENVMSVIQTLES, from the coding sequence ATGAACCGTATTCTGATCATCGCCCCCAATTGGATTGGTGATGCTGTCATGTCCCAGCCCCTGCTGGCGAATCTCAAAGAAATTTATCCGCAGTCCCGTATTGATGTTGTAGCAAGTCCCTGGGTTGCGCCCATATATCGCGCATGCACCGAAGTAAGCCAAGTCATTGAAGCAGGATTAGCCCACAAACAATTGCAGTGGAGTTTGCGCAAAGAGCTAGCGAAACAACTTGAAGTCAATCAATACGATGCATGTTTTGTACTGCCTAATAGTTTTAAATCTGCGCTAATCCCATGGCTTGCTAATATTCCATTGCGCATTGGCTATCGCGGAGAACTGCGTTTTGGATTAATTAATATCGCCCTAGAGAATCCAAATAAAGTGAATCGCCCGCCAATGGCAAATCACTACCTCGCCTTAAGTAATGCGCTCGAACCTGTTGAAATATCTAGACCAGACAAGAGTGCTGATCCCAAACTTCAAGTATCGGGTGTAGCAACTCAATCTGTGCTTTCTAAATTAGCGCAGGCCGGTATTGATCAAAAAAGGATTTATGTTTTTTGTCCAGGCGCGGAATACGGTCCAACAAAACGTTGGCCCACCGAACACTTTGCTAACCTTGGGCAGCAATTGCTTGCTCGTGAGCCTCAAGCAAGCATTATTCTCTTGGGTGGCAAAGGCGATCGCGCCTTAGCAGAAAGCATTCAAATACAAGCCACTCAGCTTCCTCAAATTCATAACTGGTGTGGAGATACCTCTCTAGATGAGGCGATTGCGCTCATCGGCATGTGCAAAGCGCTGATAAGTAATGATTCCGGCTTGATGCACATCGGTGCAGCATTAAAAGTACCGCAGGTAGCCATTTTTGGCTCAAGCGATCCGCACCACACGCCACCCCTATCTGATAAAGCCAAAGTGCTTTGGTTAAATTTGCCTTGCAGTCCCTGTCATAAAAGAGAGTGTCCATTAGGCCACCTCAAATGTCTTAAAGATATCCCGCCCGAAAATGTCATGAGCGTCATTCAAACACTAGAAAGTTAG